The following coding sequences are from one Candidatus Binataceae bacterium window:
- a CDS encoding N-acyl homoserine lactonase family protein, with product MAADYSIWVLCYARTMVSGDFMGGSPIASNTGTFEIPMLYTLLVSAPASAQRRVIAIDTGFGESGFASAEEKLSGVFTHIEWPAAVLGKIGFRPEEVDTVILTHMHADHAGNVGAFPNARVYVQRAEYEGWTRLRRGELIRTAGSGSWALSSINWENFDRFDEALRAGRVTLLDGDREVAPGVTCRLAAESHTFGSQWVEIETSAGPHIAAGDCLYWYANLEKMWPPGYIQGNPWNVMKVFERMAGIIGDKLPRVVPGHDMEVFRRNLHWTSGLNPVAELHLAPGEKSRRPT from the coding sequence ATGGCGGCTGACTATTCGATCTGGGTGCTCTGCTATGCGCGCACGATGGTGTCGGGCGACTTTATGGGCGGTTCGCCCATCGCCAGCAACACCGGGACGTTCGAAATCCCGATGCTCTACACGCTGCTGGTCTCCGCGCCGGCGAGCGCGCAACGGCGCGTAATCGCGATCGACACCGGATTCGGCGAAAGCGGCTTCGCCTCGGCCGAAGAAAAGCTGTCCGGCGTGTTCACCCACATCGAATGGCCCGCGGCGGTGCTGGGCAAGATCGGCTTCCGGCCGGAGGAGGTCGATACCGTAATCCTGACCCACATGCACGCCGACCACGCCGGCAATGTCGGCGCGTTTCCCAACGCGCGCGTATATGTCCAGCGCGCGGAGTACGAAGGCTGGACGCGCCTGCGCCGCGGCGAACTGATCAGGACTGCCGGTTCGGGTTCGTGGGCGCTGTCCTCGATCAACTGGGAGAACTTCGACCGCTTCGACGAGGCGCTCCGCGCCGGGCGCGTGACCTTGCTCGATGGCGACCGCGAGGTCGCGCCCGGTGTCACCTGCAGGCTCGCCGCCGAATCGCACACCTTCGGCTCGCAGTGGGTGGAGATCGAAACCTCGGCGGGTCCGCATATCGCCGCCGGCGACTGCCTGTACTGGTACGCGAACCTCGAGAAGATGTGGCCGCCGGGCTATATCCAGGGCAATCCGTGGAACGTGATGAAGGTGTTCGAGCGGATGGCCGGGATAATCGGCGACAAGCTGCCGCGCGTGGTTCCCGGCCATGACATGGAGGTCTTCCGGCGCAACCTCCATTGGACTTCCGGTTTGAACCCGGTCGCCGAGCTGCATCTTGCGCCGGGCGAAAAGTCGCGCCGGCCGACCTAG
- the boxB gene encoding benzoyl-CoA 2,3-epoxidase subunit BoxB has translation MHGEIPNNVELDSDPQLRRALATWHPRFLQWWNEVGPDGFDTSQVYLRTAIGASADGWAHYAYVRMPEYQWGIFLAPPERRRIGFGDHADLDPWQQVPGELRKELRRIIVTQGDTEPASVEQQRHLGKTAPSLYDLRNLFQVNVEEARHLWAMVYLLHRYFGRDGREEAEELLVRRSGHRDHPRILNAFNAPIRDWLDFFCFAMFTDRDGKYQLESLSEGGFDPLSRTTRFMLTEEAHHMFVGETGVQRVVQRSADLMKDSGRADLYALGAIPLGVIQKYINLWFSESLDLFGAEDSSNAATYFAAGLKGRFREHTSGVYGDHRALEGYYELRMPGGEMQRIPLRRAMNAILRDAYVQDCERGLARWNRELAARGLGERLTLPHPAFNRKVGAFATACYDPQGNRLSAEEFAARRGAWLPTEEDRTRNAELMRAVYQPGKVAGWIAPPAKGINGQPLDFEYVRLG, from the coding sequence ATGCACGGTGAAATTCCCAACAACGTTGAGCTCGACAGCGACCCGCAGCTGCGGCGCGCGCTCGCGACCTGGCATCCGCGCTTTCTTCAATGGTGGAACGAGGTCGGTCCCGACGGCTTTGACACTTCGCAGGTCTATCTGCGCACGGCCATCGGTGCCTCGGCCGACGGCTGGGCGCATTACGCCTACGTGCGGATGCCCGAGTACCAATGGGGGATTTTTCTGGCCCCGCCCGAGCGACGCAGGATTGGCTTCGGCGACCATGCCGATCTCGACCCGTGGCAGCAGGTGCCGGGTGAGCTGCGCAAGGAACTGCGCCGCATCATTGTGACCCAGGGCGACACCGAGCCGGCCTCGGTCGAGCAGCAGCGCCATCTGGGCAAGACGGCGCCGTCGCTCTACGACCTGCGCAACCTGTTCCAGGTCAACGTCGAGGAAGCGCGCCATCTGTGGGCGATGGTTTACCTGCTCCATCGCTACTTCGGCCGCGACGGACGCGAGGAGGCCGAAGAGCTGCTCGTCCGGCGCAGCGGCCATCGCGACCATCCACGTATCCTGAACGCCTTCAACGCGCCGATCCGCGACTGGCTGGACTTCTTCTGTTTCGCGATGTTCACCGACCGCGACGGCAAATATCAGCTCGAGTCGCTCTCCGAAGGCGGCTTCGATCCGCTCTCGCGCACCACCCGCTTCATGCTCACCGAGGAAGCACATCACATGTTCGTCGGCGAGACCGGCGTGCAGCGCGTCGTGCAGCGCAGCGCCGATCTGATGAAGGATTCAGGGCGCGCGGACCTCTACGCGCTCGGCGCGATCCCCCTCGGCGTGATCCAGAAGTATATCAACTTGTGGTTCTCGGAGAGCCTTGACCTCTTCGGCGCGGAAGATTCGAGCAACGCCGCGACCTACTTTGCCGCCGGGCTTAAGGGACGCTTTCGAGAGCACACTTCCGGAGTGTACGGGGACCATCGCGCGCTCGAGGGCTACTACGAACTGCGGATGCCAGGCGGAGAAATGCAGCGTATCCCGCTGCGCCGGGCGATGAACGCGATCCTGCGTGACGCCTACGTCCAGGACTGCGAGCGCGGGCTGGCGCGATGGAACCGCGAGCTTGCCGCGCGCGGCCTTGGCGAGCGCCTGACGCTTCCGCATCCCGCTTTCAACCGCAAGGTCGGCGCATTCGCCACGGCCTGCTACGATCCACAGGGCAACCGGCTGTCGGCCGAGGAGTTCGCGGCGCGCCGCGGCGCATGGCTGCCGACCGAGGAAGATCGCACGCGCAACGCCGAGCTGATGCGAGCAGTGTACCAACCGGGCAAGGTGGCCGGATGGATCGCGCCGCCCGCCAAGGGCATCAACGGCCAGCCACTGGACTTCGAGTACGTCCGGCTGGGTTAG
- a CDS encoding helix-turn-helix transcriptional regulator has product MHPRTHVGERNGRPSPRTARRAAPHPDGDRGGGPAQFLKLLGARVRDARARHGMTRRMLAHDSGVSERYLAQLEAGCGNFSITLLRRVAAAIDVPLAELVGEEVPPVEYALLAERLRRLSPAELAEAAALLARRFGERPARLERIALIGLRGAGKSTLGAALAKRLGWRFVELSREIERAAGMSVGEIFDLLGQAAYRRYERRAVESLLRAHAQVVIAAGGGLVSELSTFERLLESCYTVWLQASPREYWERVRRQGDYRMSAGVSATQAMADMRRILAQREPLYAKADARLDTAGRTPAQSLRDLLATIRRARIAAAQLPRRFHMHNDA; this is encoded by the coding sequence ATGCATCCACGGACACATGTTGGGGAACGCAACGGACGCCCATCGCCGCGCACCGCGCGCCGCGCCGCTCCGCATCCGGACGGCGATCGCGGCGGCGGCCCTGCGCAATTCCTGAAGCTGCTCGGCGCGCGCGTGCGCGACGCGCGCGCACGCCACGGAATGACGCGCCGGATGCTGGCCCACGACTCGGGAGTTTCGGAGCGCTATCTTGCCCAGCTCGAAGCCGGATGCGGCAATTTCTCGATCACGCTGCTCAGACGCGTCGCTGCCGCAATTGACGTCCCGCTCGCCGAGCTGGTCGGCGAAGAGGTGCCGCCAGTGGAATACGCACTGCTGGCCGAGCGCCTGCGTCGGCTCTCGCCCGCCGAACTGGCCGAGGCTGCCGCGCTGCTCGCGCGGCGCTTCGGCGAACGACCGGCACGGCTCGAGCGAATCGCGCTAATCGGACTGCGCGGCGCCGGCAAGAGCACGCTTGGCGCGGCGCTTGCGAAACGGCTCGGCTGGCGCTTCGTGGAGCTCAGCCGCGAAATCGAGCGCGCCGCGGGGATGAGCGTCGGCGAGATATTCGACCTCCTCGGCCAGGCCGCCTACCGGCGCTACGAGCGGCGCGCGGTCGAGAGTCTGCTGCGCGCGCACGCGCAAGTCGTGATTGCGGCGGGCGGCGGCCTCGTTTCCGAACTGTCCACTTTCGAGCGCCTGCTCGAGTCCTGCTACACGGTCTGGTTGCAGGCTTCGCCCCGCGAGTACTGGGAGCGCGTGCGGCGCCAGGGCGACTACCGGATGAGCGCCGGGGTCAGCGCGACGCAGGCGATGGCCGACATGCGGCGGATCCTCGCCCAGCGCGAGCCGCTGTACGCCAAGGCCGACGCCCGGCTCGACACCGCGGGCAGAACTCCCGCACAGTCGCTGCGCGACTTGCTGGCAACGATCCGCCGCGCACGCATCGCGGCCGCGCAGCTCCCGCGACGCTTCCACATGCATAATGATGCTTGA
- a CDS encoding OB-fold domain-containing protein — protein sequence MAETQSEYKLPLPRMRGPAEDFYKYCHAHELRFQRCADCGAWRHIPRDMCARCGSFKFEWARSSGKGKIFSWTVAAQPFLPQFAPMVPYPVVVVELEEGVRMVAWVTDIKPDELALGMPVEVVFDDVTPQVTLPKFRRAR from the coding sequence ATGGCCGAGACGCAGAGCGAATACAAGCTGCCGCTGCCGCGGATGCGCGGGCCGGCCGAGGATTTCTACAAGTACTGCCATGCGCATGAACTGCGCTTCCAGCGATGCGCCGATTGCGGCGCGTGGCGGCATATCCCGCGCGACATGTGCGCGAGGTGCGGCTCGTTCAAGTTCGAATGGGCGCGCTCGTCGGGCAAAGGCAAGATTTTTTCGTGGACCGTCGCGGCGCAGCCCTTCCTGCCGCAGTTCGCGCCGATGGTGCCATACCCGGTAGTGGTGGTCGAGCTCGAGGAGGGCGTGCGGATGGTGGCGTGGGTGACTGACATCAAGCCCGACGAGTTGGCGCTCGGGATGCCGGTCGAGGTTGTCTTCGACGACGTCACGCCCCAGGTGACGCTGCCCAAATTCCGCCGCGCCCGTTGA
- the boxC gene encoding 2,3-epoxybenzoyl-CoA dihydrolase, whose translation MEEPIRFETEPCRYRHWKLEAERDRARLLIKVDENGGLRPGYALKLNSYDLGVDIELADAVMRLRFEHPGVSVVTLSSATEGMFCAGANIFMLARSEHGFKVNFCKFTNETRLAIEDASRHSGQRYLAALNGTCSGGGYELALACDELILVDDRRSAVSLPEIPYLGVLPGTGGLIRLVDKRKVRRDLADLFVTLAEGVRGERAVKWGLVDAIAPRSRFDAAVEARVEALVDPARAGRAGITLDALSPAESDEQIRYRHLTLRLERSRRLAEMIVEGPAGVPAIPAEPAALGADFYPLRLFREIDDALLRLRCNYPEIGLVLIRSQGELERVLELERRMWERRADWFINETILLMKRVLKRLDLTAKSFFALVEPGACFGGGLLELALAADRIYMKSGAGARIATGPLNAGALPMSNGLSRLQTRFVADPAHAVALASARVFDADEALEAGLATVAPDELDWEEELRLAISERLSLSPDALTAMEASIRFAGPETMETRIFGRLSAWQNWIFQRPNAVGEHGALRLYGQPQSPQFDFRRT comes from the coding sequence ATGGAAGAGCCGATCCGTTTCGAGACCGAGCCGTGCCGCTACCGTCATTGGAAGCTCGAGGCCGAGCGCGACCGCGCCCGCCTGCTGATAAAGGTGGACGAAAACGGCGGCCTGCGCCCCGGCTACGCGCTCAAGCTCAACTCCTACGACCTCGGCGTTGATATCGAGCTCGCCGACGCCGTCATGCGCCTGCGCTTCGAGCATCCGGGCGTCAGCGTGGTCACGCTGAGCAGCGCGACCGAGGGGATGTTCTGCGCCGGCGCCAACATTTTCATGCTCGCTCGCTCCGAGCACGGTTTCAAGGTCAATTTCTGCAAGTTCACCAACGAGACCCGGCTTGCAATCGAGGACGCCAGCCGGCACAGCGGCCAGCGCTATCTGGCGGCGCTCAACGGCACGTGCAGCGGCGGCGGCTACGAACTGGCACTGGCCTGCGACGAGCTCATCCTGGTGGACGACCGCCGTTCCGCGGTGAGCCTGCCCGAGATCCCCTACCTAGGGGTGCTGCCGGGCACGGGCGGGCTGATTCGGCTGGTGGACAAGCGCAAGGTGCGGCGCGACCTCGCCGACCTCTTCGTCACGCTCGCCGAGGGCGTGCGCGGCGAGCGGGCGGTGAAATGGGGATTGGTGGATGCGATCGCGCCGCGCTCGCGCTTTGACGCGGCAGTCGAGGCGCGCGTCGAGGCGCTCGTCGATCCGGCGCGCGCCGGGCGCGCGGGCATCACGCTCGACGCGCTCTCGCCCGCGGAGAGCGACGAGCAGATCCGCTACCGCCATCTGACGCTGCGGCTCGAGCGCAGCCGGCGCCTCGCCGAAATGATCGTTGAAGGGCCGGCGGGCGTGCCCGCGATTCCCGCCGAGCCCGCGGCGCTGGGGGCCGACTTCTATCCACTCAGGCTGTTCCGTGAAATCGACGACGCGCTGCTTCGCCTGCGCTGCAACTATCCAGAGATCGGGTTGGTACTGATCAGGTCCCAGGGCGAGCTCGAGCGCGTGCTCGAATTGGAGCGCCGGATGTGGGAGCGGCGCGCCGACTGGTTCATCAACGAAACGATTCTGCTGATGAAACGCGTGCTCAAGCGGCTCGACCTCACCGCCAAGAGCTTCTTCGCGCTCGTCGAACCCGGCGCGTGCTTCGGCGGCGGGCTGCTCGAGCTCGCGCTCGCCGCCGACCGGATATACATGAAGAGCGGCGCCGGCGCGCGAATCGCGACTGGTCCGCTCAATGCGGGCGCGCTGCCGATGAGCAACGGGCTAAGCCGCCTGCAAACCCGCTTCGTGGCCGACCCCGCACACGCCGTCGCGCTTGCCTCCGCACGGGTCTTCGACGCCGACGAGGCGCTGGAAGCGGGGCTCGCCACCGTCGCGCCCGACGAGCTTGACTGGGAAGAGGAGCTGCGGCTTGCGATAAGCGAGCGGCTGTCGCTCTCGCCCGACGCCCTGACCGCGATGGAGGCGAGCATCCGCTTCGCCGGGCCGGAGACGATGGAGACGCGGATTTTCGGGCGGCTCTCGGCGTGGCAGAACTGGATTTTCCAGCGCCCCAACGCGGTCGGCGAGCACGGGGCGCTCAGGCTTTACGGCCAGCCGCAAAGTCCGCAGTTCGATTTCCGGCGCACCTGA
- a CDS encoding FAD-binding oxidoreductase — protein sequence MELTELRRRIRGNVTSTDDGGYEALRRAMVWNRLVPQRRPRAIVEAASEADVVEAVRFARSNGFKVAIRGAGHSWVGFALRDDSLLIDLGRLNNVAIDRARRSATIGPAVRGREFNRMLAAQGLAFPVGHCPTVAMSGFLLNGGLGWNFNAWGPGCFSITAARVVTADGRQVIASERENSDLLWAIRGAGPGFFGVITEYSLRLYPAPAAITTSNYYYPLERAEEVGAWAGKIARQLPKHVEMTILTAAAPPAIAGRCASSRGFACLVSATAFVDSPNEAASTLAILDSCQVAGLLKEPNLPTPIDTLHDVGAMAWPEGHRYLADTLWTNSPPGAVLATLRDNFMRAPSPKSHGVFVPATGPRSPLPDGAYSMTGDALLLCYAVWERVEDDAANAAWHRTTVAALDPYAIGHYVGESDIIGDPRRAQRSYARANWERLQALRRKYDPDGLFPARFDE from the coding sequence ATGGAACTGACAGAATTGCGCAGACGAATCCGCGGCAACGTGACCTCTACGGACGACGGCGGTTACGAGGCCCTGCGCCGCGCGATGGTGTGGAATCGGCTGGTGCCGCAGCGCCGGCCGCGCGCAATCGTCGAAGCCGCCAGCGAAGCCGACGTGGTCGAGGCGGTTCGCTTTGCACGCTCCAACGGGTTCAAGGTGGCGATCCGCGGCGCCGGGCATAGCTGGGTCGGCTTCGCGCTGCGCGACGACAGCCTGTTGATCGATCTGGGCCGGCTGAACAACGTAGCGATCGACCGTGCGCGGCGCAGCGCGACGATTGGTCCCGCCGTGCGCGGTCGCGAATTCAACCGGATGCTGGCCGCGCAAGGCCTGGCGTTTCCGGTCGGCCATTGCCCGACCGTCGCGATGAGCGGGTTTCTGCTCAACGGCGGGCTTGGCTGGAACTTCAACGCCTGGGGGCCGGGCTGCTTCAGTATCACCGCGGCGAGGGTGGTGACCGCGGACGGCCGCCAGGTCATCGCGAGCGAGAGAGAGAACTCGGATCTATTGTGGGCGATCCGCGGCGCGGGGCCGGGGTTCTTCGGCGTGATCACCGAATACTCACTGCGGCTTTATCCCGCGCCGGCGGCGATCACGACCAGCAATTACTACTATCCGCTCGAGCGGGCGGAAGAGGTCGGCGCGTGGGCCGGTAAGATTGCGCGCCAGCTACCGAAGCACGTCGAGATGACGATTTTGACCGCGGCCGCGCCGCCCGCGATCGCGGGCCGATGCGCTTCCAGCCGCGGCTTTGCCTGCCTCGTGAGCGCGACCGCGTTCGTCGATAGCCCGAACGAAGCGGCTTCCACGCTGGCCATCCTCGACAGTTGCCAGGTCGCCGGCCTGCTCAAGGAGCCGAACCTGCCCACGCCGATCGACACCCTGCACGACGTGGGCGCGATGGCGTGGCCGGAGGGCCATCGTTATCTTGCCGACACGTTGTGGACGAACTCGCCGCCGGGCGCGGTGCTGGCGACTTTGCGCGATAACTTCATGCGAGCGCCGTCGCCGAAGTCGCATGGGGTCTTCGTGCCGGCGACCGGGCCGCGCTCGCCGCTGCCGGACGGCGCCTATTCGATGACGGGCGACGCGCTGCTGCTGTGTTATGCGGTATGGGAGCGCGTCGAGGATGACGCCGCCAACGCGGCGTGGCATCGCACGACGGTTGCGGCCCTCGATCCCTACGCCATTGGCCACTACGTTGGCGAATCGGACATCATCGGCGACCCACGCCGCGCGCAACGCTCCTACGCCCGGGCCAACTGGGAACGCCTGCAGGCGCTGCGCCGCAAGTACGATCCCGACGGGCTATTCCCCGCGCGCTTCGACGAGTAG